A window of Candidatus Zixiibacteriota bacterium genomic DNA:
TCCGAAAGAATATCATACTTCTACCTAATTTGCAAGCATTAAGTGAACAGTATTGGGGCTAAAATAGTAAATTCCTAATAGCTTTTCTGTGAAGGTTTGGAGTAAGATGAGCATACACCATTGTTGACTGGATATCAGAATGACGTAGGAGTTCCTTCACAACTAATAAAGGTGTTCCCGTTTGAACTAAATGGCTGGCGAATGTAAGACGGCAAACATGGAGTCCAGCATTCTTGATTTTGGCTTGCTTTTCTAACTTACCGAATCTTTTAGATAATTCTTGAGTAGGATTAATTCAATGGTTATTATGAAAATCAGCAAAAACATATTGATCCAAATCAGCTTTTTTATCTTTTGGATAAACTAGTTTTAGTGATTCTAGAAGCTTTGGATTTATTGGTACTGTGCCTGGCTTTTTATTTTTTGGCACAAATTTGCCATGAGCTCTAACGTGAATTAACTCTTGTTTCAAATCAATATCTTTCCATCTTATATAATATAATTCAGAACGTCGCAAGCCAGCATAGATAGCAATATCAAGAAGGAGATCTAAAGGCGGTTCGGCTAATGTTTGTAATGATTCAATTTCCTCAAGAGAAAAATATCTGATTATCTTTGGGGTTTTTAATGGTTTGCAAGATTTTATAGGATTGCCTTTAATGATTTCCCATTCAACTGCTTTGTTTAACATAGATTTAAGCAAAGTCAGAAAATTGTTGTATAACCTTTTATTGTAATCTGACAAAATAAATAT
This region includes:
- a CDS encoding tyrosine-type recombinase/integrase; translation: MNPTQELSKRFGKLEKQAKIKNAGLHVCRLTFASHLVQTGTPLLVVKELLRHSDIQSTMVYAHLTPNLHRKAIRNLLF
- a CDS encoding tyrosine-type recombinase/integrase; translated protein: MATLFRKRIYGHWHINYRFKGRQFRVSTGTAVKKLEADIIRGIHDPSPQKLQKNSIPEFFRRYTEFSKTTKSSATHLSDKYRFKQLQEYFAREGIKFLEEISPSKIQQFQIFILSDYNKRLYNNFLTLLKSMLNKAVEWEIIKGNPIKSCKPLKTPKIIRYFSLEEIESLQTLAEPPLDLLLDIAIYAGLRRSELYYIRWKDIDLKQELIHVRAHGKFVPKNKKPGTVPINPKLLESLKLVYPKDKKADLDQYVFADFHNNH